A part of Lacibacter sp. H407 genomic DNA contains:
- a CDS encoding peptidylprolyl isomerase, translating into MSEIKLTTGEIHTAKGIMKFELYNDDAPIAAANFEKLVSEGFYNGLKFHRVIPSFMIQGGCPDGTGAGGPGYSIPCELTGSKQIHDRGVMSMAHRGRDTGGSQFFICHNRNGVKHLDGVHTCFGRITEGLEIVDEIRAGDVMLKVVLT; encoded by the coding sequence ATGAGCGAAATAAAATTAACAACCGGCGAAATACATACAGCTAAAGGCATCATGAAATTTGAATTATACAATGACGATGCCCCCATTGCTGCTGCAAATTTTGAAAAATTAGTGAGCGAAGGATTTTACAACGGATTAAAATTCCACCGGGTGATCCCAAGCTTTATGATCCAGGGCGGATGCCCCGATGGCACAGGCGCAGGCGGCCCCGGCTATTCTATTCCATGCGAATTAACAGGCAGCAAACAAATTCACGACCGTGGTGTAATGTCAATGGCGCACCGTGGTAGAGACACAGGTGGCAGCCAGTTTTTCATTTGCCATAATCGCAATGGCGTTAAACATCTCGACGGTGTACATACCTGCTTTGGACGTATTACTGAAGGACTAGAAATTGTGGATGAAATACGTGCAGGTGATGTAATGTTGAAAGTTGTACTGACGTAA
- a CDS encoding Gfo/Idh/MocA family protein, translating to MINWGIIGCGDVTEIKSGPAFNKVPGSKLTAVMRRNAAKAEDYAKRHSVPQWYTDADELIHDPNVNAIYIATPPSSHEAYTLAAINAGKPVYVEKPMTLNYAAAQNMANAAKTANVKLTVAHYRRQWPLFQKIKSLLEQQAIGDVRLVRLQLDQQPPTAAQLSDEKYVWRFDPAVSGGGLFHDLAPHQLDILYYLFGSVSTVTGLATNQGGFYTAPDLVTGNIHFNNEIVFTGSWCFTAAEPNDVCEIVGSKGSLRFSFFTGNSITMQRNNDTTRFDFDRLQHVQQPMIEAVVNYFSGDAANPCSADEGAEIMRWIGEMAG from the coding sequence ATGATCAACTGGGGAATTATCGGTTGCGGCGATGTAACCGAAATCAAAAGCGGTCCGGCATTTAATAAAGTGCCAGGTTCAAAGCTGACAGCAGTAATGCGACGCAATGCAGCCAAAGCAGAAGACTATGCAAAGCGACATAGCGTGCCGCAATGGTATACCGATGCCGATGAATTAATACATGATCCCAATGTGAATGCGATTTATATTGCCACGCCACCCTCATCACACGAAGCGTATACATTGGCTGCTATCAACGCAGGCAAGCCGGTGTATGTAGAAAAACCAATGACGTTGAATTATGCTGCGGCACAAAACATGGCAAATGCAGCTAAAACTGCCAATGTAAAACTAACGGTTGCACATTATCGAAGACAATGGCCGTTGTTTCAAAAAATAAAATCACTATTGGAACAACAGGCAATTGGTGATGTACGATTGGTGCGTTTGCAACTCGATCAACAACCACCCACTGCTGCACAACTCAGTGATGAAAAATATGTGTGGCGGTTTGATCCTGCTGTTTCTGGTGGCGGACTTTTTCATGATCTTGCTCCGCATCAGTTAGATATTTTGTATTACCTGTTTGGTAGCGTATCAACTGTTACAGGTTTAGCAACAAACCAAGGTGGTTTTTATACAGCTCCTGATCTTGTAACAGGCAATATTCATTTCAACAATGAAATAGTCTTTACCGGCAGTTGGTGTTTTACTGCTGCAGAACCAAATGATGTATGTGAGATCGTTGGCAGCAAAGGTTCGTTGCGTTTCAGTTTTTTTACCGGTAACAGCATAACGATGCAACGTAACAATGATACAACCCGTTTCGATTTTGATCGGTTGCAGCATGTGCAGCAACCCATGATCGAGGCAGTGGTGAATTATTTTTCGGGTGATGCGGCCAATCCCTGTTCTGCAGACGAAGGAGCGGAGATCATGCGATGGATCGGGGAGATGGCAGGGTAA
- a CDS encoding RNA polymerase sigma factor: MPQQELFTNIYQTHYDKVFRLCKGYFNGHEGMAADATQEIFLKVWQHLDGFRGDAKISTWLYRIAVNTCLLQLRKPATTKEIKTEQLPDVVAEEYNPVKEERLKKMYGCIQKLDETSKMIILMVLEGLEYSAIAEVVGSTEDTLRVRIHRIKKQLSTCVQL; the protein is encoded by the coding sequence GTGCCGCAACAAGAACTGTTTACCAACATCTATCAAACGCATTACGATAAAGTGTTTCGACTGTGCAAAGGTTATTTCAACGGGCATGAAGGAATGGCGGCCGATGCAACACAGGAAATTTTTCTGAAAGTTTGGCAACACCTGGATGGCTTTCGGGGCGATGCGAAAATAAGTACCTGGCTTTATCGAATTGCGGTGAACACCTGCTTATTGCAGTTGCGCAAACCGGCCACAACAAAAGAAATAAAAACCGAACAGTTGCCCGATGTTGTTGCCGAAGAATACAATCCTGTAAAGGAAGAACGATTGAAAAAAATGTATGGATGTATTCAAAAATTAGATGAAACAAGTAAGATGATCATCCTGATGGTGCTGGAAGGATTGGAGTACAGTGCCATTGCAGAAGTGGTAGGCAGCACCGAAGACACACTACGAGTGCGTATCCACCGTATTAAAAAACAACTTTCAACTTGTGTACAACTATGA
- a CDS encoding alpha/beta fold hydrolase: MKKHAFLLVLSLFVIVLHTNAQQAFRVTVTGKGSPVLLFPGFACTGEVFSETVKALSLQYECHVFTFAGFGGVPAIEKPWLPKIKDQVVAYVKEKKLNRAVIIGHSLGGTLGLWLAATEQTLFKKVIAVDALPCTGALMMPNYNSATMVYDNPYSKQMLQTDTATFRTQAKQQVSFMMLNKEKQSTVVDWMMQADRETYVYGYIDLLKLDLREEVANIKVPVVVLAATHPNKARIEKTYNEQYAKLANKVLHYADQSAHFVMYDQPDWYLTKIKENIK, from the coding sequence ATGAAAAAACATGCTTTTCTTCTCGTCCTCAGCTTATTTGTGATAGTGCTCCATACAAATGCACAGCAGGCATTTCGTGTAACCGTAACCGGTAAAGGAAGTCCGGTGTTATTATTTCCGGGCTTTGCCTGCACAGGTGAAGTATTTAGTGAAACCGTTAAAGCATTAAGCCTGCAATACGAATGTCATGTGTTCACTTTTGCAGGTTTTGGTGGAGTTCCTGCCATTGAAAAACCATGGCTTCCGAAAATAAAAGACCAGGTAGTAGCTTATGTAAAAGAAAAGAAGTTGAACAGGGCAGTGATCATTGGTCATAGTTTGGGTGGCACACTCGGCTTGTGGTTAGCTGCCACCGAACAAACGCTGTTTAAGAAAGTAATTGCAGTAGATGCCTTGCCATGTACGGGAGCATTGATGATGCCGAATTACAATTCTGCAACTATGGTTTATGATAATCCATACAGTAAACAAATGCTGCAAACCGATACAGCTACTTTCCGCACACAGGCCAAACAACAGGTGTCGTTTATGATGTTAAATAAAGAAAAGCAAAGCACAGTTGTTGACTGGATGATGCAGGCCGATCGTGAAACATATGTGTATGGTTATATTGATTTGCTTAAATTGGACCTGCGGGAAGAGGTAGCCAACATCAAGGTTCCGGTTGTTGTTTTAGCAGCTACGCATCCTAACAAAGCCAGGATCGAAAAAACATACAACGAACAATATGCAAAGCTGGCCAACAAAGTGCTTCACTATGCAGACCAGTCAGCACATTTTGTGATGTATGATCAACCCGATTGGTATCTAACGAAAATAAAAGAAAACATAAAGTAA
- a CDS encoding glycoside hydrolase family 43 protein: MRIKSNGCNCLQLCFLIFCATLLSANATAQLRSGNPILKGWYADPEAAIFGNNYWIFPTYSAKYKEQVFLDAFSSSNLVSWKKHSRILDTAAVKWAYMAMWAPAVIQKDNKYYLFFSANDIQSKARNGIKDDTLGGIGIAVANKPEGPYKDYLGKPLINQFYNGAQPIDQFIFQDKDGQYYIIYGGWGHCNIGKLNNDFTGIIPFNDGTKFKEITPKGYVEGPFMFLRNNKYYFMWSEGGWTGPDYSVAYAIADSPFGPFERVGKILQQDTTVATGAGHHSIIHNKEKDKWHIVYHRRPKGETAANNRETCIEELFFDEKGFIKPVKITFEGVKEQRLKRKR; encoded by the coding sequence ATGCGAATCAAAAGTAACGGTTGCAATTGTCTTCAACTTTGTTTTCTTATTTTCTGTGCAACTCTTTTGTCTGCGAATGCAACGGCGCAATTGCGATCAGGCAATCCCATCCTCAAAGGTTGGTATGCCGATCCGGAAGCGGCTATTTTTGGAAATAACTACTGGATCTTTCCTACTTACTCAGCCAAATACAAAGAGCAGGTTTTTCTCGATGCATTTTCTTCCAGCAATTTAGTGAGCTGGAAAAAACATAGCCGCATTTTAGATACCGCTGCTGTGAAGTGGGCGTATATGGCCATGTGGGCACCTGCTGTTATTCAAAAAGACAACAAGTATTATTTATTCTTTTCAGCGAATGATATTCAAAGCAAAGCACGCAACGGAATAAAAGACGATACACTCGGTGGCATCGGCATTGCAGTTGCAAACAAACCGGAAGGTCCGTACAAAGATTATTTGGGCAAGCCGCTGATCAATCAATTCTACAATGGCGCACAGCCGATCGATCAATTTATTTTCCAGGATAAAGATGGTCAGTATTATATCATCTACGGTGGATGGGGGCATTGCAATATCGGTAAACTCAACAACGATTTTACAGGCATCATTCCGTTTAATGATGGTACAAAATTTAAAGAGATAACGCCCAAAGGTTATGTGGAAGGACCGTTCATGTTTCTGCGAAATAATAAATACTATTTTATGTGGAGTGAAGGTGGCTGGACGGGCCCCGACTATTCAGTTGCGTATGCAATTGCCGATTCTCCTTTCGGGCCGTTTGAACGGGTGGGAAAAATTTTACAGCAGGATACTACGGTGGCAACTGGTGCAGGGCATCATTCCATCATTCATAACAAAGAAAAAGACAAATGGCATATCGTTTATCACCGCAGGCCCAAAGGAGAAACAGCTGCTAACAACCGGGAGACTTGCATTGAAGAATTGTTTTTTGATGAGAAGGGATTTATAAAGCCGGTGAAGATAACGTTTGAAGGTGTGAAGGAGCAAAGGCTGAAGAGAAAGCGTTAA
- a CDS encoding C1 family peptidase: MKNRKYNVVPDKIDIRDRMYQPAVTTAPKKEFIQATKLPVLHQKETSACTGFALATVVNYLARKIDPENNQRFTASPFMLYSMARRYDEFPGYVKDEGSSLRGAIKGWHKHGACENRFWKTLVMPKPDVKGEEGDWWLNSVNYPLGAYYRVEPKSIEDMHCAINDLGILYASAVCHAGWDELKKSTHHPYKEIPNTKVKESDGGHAFVIIGYNQTGFIIQNSWGKEWGTGGLAVLTYEDWQVNAMDCWVAQMGVTTDLHLAIAQSATLRLDKRNKVAIASDSILKKRELDPFIIDMENNGRLSNSGEYRTTEMDIEALVTQHAGIARERWGLKNKAMDVAIYAHGGLVGEKSAADSYAVWCKKLYDAQVFPIMLMWETDILSTINNMIKDTLLDQEPRTGGFIDRIINWKDERLERLAAPIGSKVWKEMKENAKAISYQKNSGGQLLYKYATSAKSELKNHINIHLIGHSAGSIVHSHLVEKLISLSWSFKTVQFMAPAVTNELFDATILKAIQQKKISNYYQYHLSDEIELKDNCSIYSKSLLYLVSNSFELGRKTPILGMQKYFEKESNYQRATIKSYHSPGLYSKSTSHGGFDNDVATIETIIKNIKK; the protein is encoded by the coding sequence ATGAAAAACAGAAAGTACAATGTGGTACCTGATAAAATTGATATCAGAGACAGAATGTATCAACCAGCCGTTACAACAGCTCCTAAGAAAGAGTTCATCCAGGCAACAAAACTTCCCGTATTACATCAAAAAGAAACCAGCGCCTGCACCGGCTTTGCATTGGCCACGGTTGTAAATTATCTCGCACGGAAAATTGATCCGGAAAATAATCAACGCTTTACCGCATCACCGTTTATGTTGTATTCCATGGCCCGCCGTTACGATGAATTTCCGGGCTATGTAAAAGATGAAGGCTCCAGTTTAAGAGGTGCTATCAAAGGATGGCACAAACATGGTGCCTGCGAAAACCGTTTCTGGAAAACGCTAGTAATGCCCAAGCCCGATGTAAAAGGTGAAGAAGGTGATTGGTGGCTCAATTCAGTGAACTATCCGTTGGGGGCATATTACAGAGTAGAGCCAAAAAGTATTGAAGACATGCATTGTGCCATCAACGATCTGGGTATTTTGTATGCAAGTGCTGTTTGTCATGCAGGTTGGGATGAGCTGAAAAAATCAACGCATCATCCATACAAAGAAATTCCGAATACAAAAGTAAAAGAGAGCGATGGAGGTCATGCCTTTGTGATCATTGGGTATAATCAAACAGGTTTTATTATTCAGAATTCATGGGGCAAAGAGTGGGGCACAGGCGGACTTGCTGTGTTAACTTATGAAGACTGGCAAGTGAATGCCATGGATTGCTGGGTAGCGCAAATGGGTGTTACTACTGATCTGCATTTGGCCATTGCTCAATCTGCTACACTACGGCTCGATAAAAGAAATAAAGTTGCGATTGCTTCCGATTCAATTCTCAAAAAAAGAGAACTCGATCCGTTTATTATTGATATGGAAAACAATGGACGCTTGAGTAACTCAGGTGAATACCGCACTACTGAAATGGATATTGAAGCATTGGTAACGCAGCATGCAGGTATTGCACGGGAACGATGGGGACTAAAAAACAAAGCGATGGATGTAGCCATTTATGCTCACGGTGGTTTGGTGGGTGAAAAATCAGCGGCAGACAGCTATGCAGTGTGGTGTAAAAAATTATATGATGCGCAGGTATTTCCCATTATGCTGATGTGGGAAACGGATATTTTAAGCACCATCAACAACATGATCAAAGATACCTTGCTCGATCAGGAACCACGAACAGGTGGATTCATTGACCGCATCATCAATTGGAAAGATGAGCGACTGGAACGTTTGGCAGCTCCAATTGGCAGTAAAGTTTGGAAGGAGATGAAAGAAAATGCAAAGGCGATCAGTTACCAAAAAAACAGCGGTGGACAGTTGCTGTACAAATATGCTACATCAGCCAAAAGCGAATTAAAGAATCATATCAATATTCATCTCATCGGACATTCGGCAGGAAGTATTGTGCATAGTCATTTGGTGGAGAAATTGATCAGCCTCAGCTGGAGTTTCAAAACGGTTCAGTTTATGGCACCGGCCGTAACCAATGAATTGTTTGATGCTACTATTCTCAAAGCTATTCAGCAGAAAAAGATCAGCAATTATTATCAGTATCATTTAAGTGATGAAATTGAACTGAAAGATAATTGTTCCATCTATTCCAAATCGTTGCTGTACCTCGTTTCTAATTCGTTTGAGCTGGGCAGAAAAACACCCATCTTAGGCATGCAGAAATATTTTGAAAAAGAAAGCAACTACCAACGGGCAACGATCAAATCGTATCACAGTCCGGGCCTGTATTCAAAAAGTACGTCGCACGGTGGATTTGATAATGATGTTGCTACAATTGAAACGATTATTAAGAATATAAAGAAGTAG
- a CDS encoding aminopeptidase P family protein codes for MTRLITILLLCVLCYTAMAQQPLPNDYLQKEFHKGRREALRKMMPANSVAVIFAYPERVFSRDVTYAYHPNPDLYYFSGYKEPNAVLLIFKEMQQGTDGAYNELFFVQKRNALMERWSGRRLGVEGVKAQLGFTHVYNDEEFASYPLDLKKFSQVLYDAFPDDAGAGMLQTLINAFKQKAGIQKSMSKYLVEDYTVLLKYTTSANVAARVNRFKTRMAQLQDEEYKKDPLLNELIQQPDSATFVKVIAQLKQMSFESYAYNELVGLLREIKTPEELELMRKSSYYSAMAHVEVMKAIHPAMSETELMGTFEYIHKKYGAEGEGYPPIVGAGANGCILHYIENNVTQVNNQLVLMDVASEYHGYSSDVTRTVPANGKFSAEQRAIYQLVLEAQEAVIALCKEGTPYPQLNAKATEVLANGLVKLGIIKDVKEVGQYYIHGVSHHVGLDVHDKFSSTVLKENMILTVEPGLYIPKGSNCDPKWWDIAVRIEDVVVIGKTSGENISAAAPRTIDAVEKMAAQKSKLNELQLPAFK; via the coding sequence ATGACCAGACTAATTACTATACTCCTGCTGTGTGTGCTGTGTTATACTGCAATGGCACAACAACCTTTACCGAACGATTATTTACAGAAAGAATTTCATAAAGGCAGACGTGAGGCGCTGCGGAAAATGATGCCTGCCAATTCAGTGGCGGTGATATTTGCTTATCCCGAGCGGGTGTTTTCCAGGGATGTAACTTATGCCTATCACCCCAATCCCGATCTGTATTATTTCTCCGGCTATAAAGAACCGAATGCTGTGCTGCTCATTTTTAAAGAAATGCAACAAGGCACAGATGGAGCATACAATGAATTATTTTTTGTACAGAAACGAAATGCATTGATGGAAAGGTGGTCGGGCAGACGTTTGGGTGTGGAAGGTGTAAAAGCACAATTGGGTTTCACCCATGTGTACAATGATGAAGAGTTTGCTAGTTATCCTCTTGATTTAAAAAAGTTCAGCCAGGTTTTGTATGATGCGTTTCCTGATGATGCAGGCGCCGGAATGTTGCAAACGCTCATCAATGCATTTAAGCAGAAGGCAGGCATTCAAAAAAGTATGAGCAAATACCTGGTTGAAGATTATACTGTTCTTTTAAAATATACAACGTCGGCGAATGTTGCAGCGAGAGTCAACCGGTTTAAAACCAGGATGGCGCAGCTGCAGGATGAAGAATACAAAAAAGATCCGCTGCTGAACGAGCTGATTCAACAACCGGATTCGGCCACATTTGTAAAAGTGATTGCACAACTGAAGCAGATGTCGTTTGAGTCGTATGCGTATAACGAGCTGGTGGGCTTACTGCGTGAAATAAAAACGCCGGAAGAGCTGGAGCTGATGCGCAAGTCGAGTTATTACTCGGCCATGGCGCATGTGGAAGTGATGAAGGCCATTCATCCTGCCATGTCGGAGACAGAGCTGATGGGTACGTTTGAATATATTCATAAGAAATACGGTGCCGAAGGCGAAGGCTATCCGCCCATTGTAGGTGCAGGCGCCAATGGCTGTATCCTCCACTATATCGAAAACAACGTGACGCAGGTGAACAATCAACTGGTACTGATGGATGTGGCATCGGAGTATCATGGTTATTCATCGGATGTTACACGCACGGTACCTGCTAATGGAAAATTTTCTGCCGAACAGCGGGCTATTTATCAACTTGTGTTAGAGGCACAGGAAGCTGTAATTGCTCTTTGTAAAGAAGGAACGCCTTACCCGCAATTAAATGCAAAGGCTACTGAAGTACTGGCCAACGGATTGGTAAAGCTGGGTATTATCAAGGATGTGAAAGAGGTAGGTCAGTATTATATTCATGGTGTGTCGCACCACGTGGGACTTGATGTGCATGACAAATTTTCGAGCACGGTCTTAAAAGAAAATATGATACTAACCGTTGAACCCGGTTTGTATATCCCCAAGGGAAGCAACTGCGATCCGAAATGGTGGGATATTGCTGTGCGTATTGAAGATGTGGTGGTTATTGGAAAAACAAGCGGCGAAAATATTTCAGCTGCGGCCCCCCGAACCATTGATGCAGTGGAAAAGATGGCGGCCCAAAAAAGCAAGCTGAACGAACTGCAGTTACCGGCATTTAAATGA
- the hutU gene encoding urocanate hydratase — protein MVQTTYDAVKYKTPTGSERSCKGWIQEAALRMLLNNLNPDVAERPDDLIVYGGRGKAARNFEALDNIIAALKVLENDESLLIQSGKPVGILKTHKDAPRVLISNSQLVPNWANWKHFDELEKKGLMMYGQMTAGSWIYIGSQGIVQGTYETYAAIADKHFGGTLKGTLNVTAGLGGMGGAQPLAITMNEGVALIAEVEEWRIDKRIETKYLDEKYTSIDEAINAAVHYRKEGIARSIGVVCNAIHLLDHLISRDIIPDTLTDQTSAHDPLIGYIPHTLSNAEANELRTNNPERYLQLSYESMYLHVQLMLQLMDQGAITFDYGNNIRARAKEFEDRQAAVVNRQSSIVSREKASATEPTTHHSPLTIHEFPIGRCFSFPGFVPAYIRPLFCEGKGPFRWAALSGDANDIAVTDELIMNMFPHNKGMLRWMKMAQEKIAFQGLPARICWLGQGEREKAGLAFNELVRTGKVKAPIVIGRDHLDTGSVASPNRETESMLDGSDAVADWPILNALVNTAGGASWVSLHHGGGVGMGYSIHAGMVIVADGTDDAEQRLKRVLRNDPGMGVIRHADAGYDIAKETLKANDLDFKERLK, from the coding sequence ATGGTTCAGACAACTTACGATGCTGTTAAATACAAAACCCCCACGGGCAGTGAAAGATCATGCAAAGGCTGGATCCAAGAAGCAGCCTTACGCATGCTCCTCAACAACCTCAACCCCGATGTAGCCGAACGTCCCGACGATCTTATTGTCTACGGCGGACGAGGCAAAGCAGCCCGCAACTTCGAAGCACTCGACAATATCATTGCTGCACTCAAAGTATTGGAGAACGATGAATCACTACTCATCCAAAGCGGTAAACCCGTCGGCATATTAAAGACACACAAAGATGCACCACGAGTACTCATCAGCAACAGTCAGTTAGTACCCAACTGGGCCAACTGGAAACACTTCGATGAGCTGGAGAAAAAAGGACTCATGATGTACGGACAAATGACCGCCGGCTCCTGGATCTACATCGGCTCACAAGGCATTGTGCAAGGCACGTATGAAACATACGCCGCCATTGCCGATAAACATTTCGGCGGCACACTCAAAGGCACACTCAACGTTACTGCCGGACTCGGCGGCATGGGGGGCGCACAACCTTTAGCTATAACAATGAACGAAGGCGTGGCACTCATTGCCGAAGTAGAAGAGTGGCGCATCGATAAACGCATCGAAACAAAATACCTCGACGAAAAATATACCAGCATCGACGAAGCCATTAATGCGGCTGTGCATTACCGTAAGGAAGGCATTGCCCGCAGCATCGGCGTGGTATGCAATGCCATTCACCTGCTCGATCATTTGATCTCACGTGATATTATCCCTGATACACTTACCGATCAAACAAGTGCACACGATCCGCTCATTGGTTACATACCGCATACACTCAGCAACGCCGAAGCAAACGAACTGCGTACAAATAATCCCGAACGTTACCTGCAACTCAGTTACGAAAGCATGTACCTCCATGTGCAACTCATGTTGCAACTTATGGACCAGGGAGCTATCACGTTCGATTATGGAAATAATATTCGTGCAAGAGCGAAAGAATTTGAAGATCGTCAGGCGGCAGTCGTGAATCGGCAGTCGTCAATCGTCAGTCGTGAAAAAGCTTCCGCTACGGAGCCCACCACTCACCACTCACCACTCACCATTCACGAATTTCCCATTGGAAGATGCTTCTCCTTTCCGGGATTTGTACCTGCTTATATTAGGCCCTTGTTCTGCGAAGGCAAAGGCCCCTTCCGTTGGGCAGCACTCAGTGGCGATGCCAATGATATTGCCGTAACCGACGAACTCATCATGAACATGTTCCCCCACAACAAAGGCATGTTGCGCTGGATGAAAATGGCGCAGGAAAAAATTGCTTTCCAGGGATTACCAGCACGCATCTGCTGGCTTGGCCAGGGCGAACGTGAAAAGGCAGGACTCGCCTTTAACGAACTCGTACGCACCGGCAAAGTAAAAGCGCCCATTGTTATTGGTCGTGATCATCTCGATACCGGCTCTGTAGCCAGCCCCAACCGTGAAACCGAAAGCATGCTCGATGGCAGCGATGCCGTGGCCGATTGGCCCATCCTCAACGCACTCGTTAACACCGCAGGCGGCGCCAGTTGGGTAAGCCTGCATCATGGTGGTGGTGTGGGTATGGGTTACAGCATCCACGCCGGTATGGTGATTGTGGCCGATGGTACCGATGATGCTGAACAACGTTTGAAACGTGTACTCCGCAACGATCCGGGAATGGGAGTGATACGACATGCGGATGCAGGTTATGATATTGCAAAGGAAACTCTCAAAGCAAACGATCTTGATTTTAAAGAGCGGTTGAAGTAA
- the hutH gene encoding histidine ammonia-lyase, with protein sequence MTEYNYLPLDEQQLTFDEVKNYLQFKQFVSITFRAHHKIETCRQYLDKKVAESDTAFYGINTGFGFLQNVIIADDQLEQLQNNLLMSHACGMGEEVPEEIVKLMLALKIKSLSYGYSAVQVDTVKRLMDMHNNNVLPVIYQQGSLGASGDLAPLSHLSLPLIGMGEVNYQGTRVKAQEILKQLNWQPIHLKSKEGLALINGTQFMSAYGMYCLVQAERLMQWADLIAAISFDAFDCIDQPFHEKIQTIRPHSGQIHTAQQLRNILSGSEIGQQKKQQVQDPYSFRCIPQVHGATKDAIAHVKNVFLTEINSVTDNPNVFPDEDLIVSGGNFHGQPLALALDYYAIAMSELANISERRTYQLISGQRNLPMFLVKEAGLNSGFMIPQYTAAGIVSENKQLCTPASVDSISSSNNQEDHVSMGANAATKAYRVMKNVEKVLAIELLSAAQALDFRRPLKSSAKVEEVMSAFRKQVSFVDKDRVLHDDMMNAVSFISQEFGH encoded by the coding sequence ATGACCGAATACAATTATCTCCCCCTCGACGAGCAGCAACTAACCTTCGATGAAGTGAAGAATTACCTGCAGTTCAAACAGTTTGTGTCCATTACATTTCGTGCACACCATAAGATCGAAACATGCAGACAATACCTCGATAAAAAAGTAGCCGAAAGCGATACAGCATTCTACGGTATCAACACCGGTTTTGGTTTTCTGCAAAACGTAATCATTGCTGATGATCAGTTGGAGCAACTGCAGAATAATCTGTTGATGAGCCATGCATGCGGTATGGGCGAAGAAGTGCCGGAAGAAATTGTAAAGCTCATGCTCGCCTTAAAAATAAAATCGCTCAGTTATGGTTACAGCGCCGTGCAGGTAGATACGGTGAAGCGTTTAATGGATATGCACAACAACAATGTACTGCCCGTTATTTATCAGCAGGGATCATTGGGTGCAAGTGGCGATCTGGCACCACTCAGTCATTTGAGTTTGCCATTAATTGGTATGGGAGAAGTCAACTACCAAGGCACAAGGGTCAAGGCACAAGAGATACTCAAGCAACTCAACTGGCAGCCTATTCATTTAAAAAGCAAAGAAGGATTAGCACTCATCAACGGTACACAATTCATGAGTGCTTATGGCATGTACTGTTTGGTACAAGCTGAGCGATTGATGCAATGGGCCGATCTCATTGCTGCTATTTCGTTTGATGCATTTGATTGTATCGATCAACCCTTTCACGAAAAAATACAAACCATCCGTCCACACAGCGGACAGATACACACGGCCCAACAATTAAGAAACATTTTAAGCGGCAGTGAAATTGGTCAACAGAAAAAACAACAGGTACAGGATCCGTATAGTTTCCGTTGTATACCACAAGTGCATGGAGCAACCAAAGATGCCATTGCGCATGTAAAGAATGTATTCTTAACAGAGATAAATTCAGTAACCGATAACCCGAATGTATTTCCCGATGAAGATTTGATTGTAAGCGGTGGTAACTTTCACGGTCAGCCGTTAGCGTTAGCATTGGATTATTATGCAATAGCAATGAGTGAACTCGCTAACATCAGCGAACGAAGAACCTATCAACTCATCAGCGGACAACGAAACCTGCCGATGTTCCTTGTAAAAGAAGCCGGACTCAACAGTGGTTTTATGATTCCGCAATACACAGCCGCAGGTATTGTAAGCGAAAACAAACAACTCTGTACACCTGCAAGTGTGGATAGTATCTCGAGTAGCAACAACCAGGAAGATCATGTAAGCATGGGTGCCAACGCAGCCACCAAAGCCTATCGTGTGATGAAGAATGTAGAAAAAGTATTGGCTATCGAACTGCTCAGCGCTGCACAGGCATTGGATTTCCGCAGACCATTAAAAAGTTCAGCAAAGGTAGAAGAGGTGATGAGTGCCTTTCGCAAGCAAGTAAGTTTTGTTGATAAGGATCGTGTGTTGCATGATGATATGATGAATGCAGTATCGTTTATAAGTCAGGAGTTTGGCCACTAA